The sequence TCGACCTCGACGAGCTGCGCAGCCGTCGCCGCCATCACCTTGTTCACGAAGACCGGAGCGGCTCCGCTGCCGAGCGCCTGCAGGAAGGGTCTGACCTCGTGCGGACGCGGTGTCGCGATGACGAGGTCGGGTCGGAGCGCCGCGAGCTCGCCGACCGAGGCCGCCGTGACCCCGCCGAAGCGTGCCGCGAACGCGCTCGCCGCTGCCGCGTCCGCATCGTGCACCCCGACGACCTCGGCGCCGAGCGCTCGGACGTTCGCGGCGTCGGTGTGCGGATGAGAGTGCGCGAGCCCGGCGAAGGCCACGCGCAGCGGCGTCCCGGTCATGCCATCGACGACAGCTGGTCGCGGGAGACGGTGTGTGCGAGGGAACGCCCCGCGGCGAAGGCCTCGACCTCGTCGGCGACGATCCGTCCCTGACGCCGTCGTCCCTGACTCGTGCCGGCCGCCCGATGCGGGGTCACCAGCGCGCCGGGCAGCGTCCGGAACGGACTGTCCGCGGCGAACGGCTCCTCGTCGAACACATCGATCGCGGCGCTGAGCCTGCCGCGCTGCAGCTCCTCGATCAGCGCGGCCTCGTCGACCAGCCACGAGCGCGCGGTATTCACGAGCCCCGCGCCGTCACGCATCAGGGCGAGCTCGCGGCGACCGATGAGGTGGTGGGTCTCGGGCAGCGTGGGAGCATGCACGGCGACGATCTGCGCGCGCCGCAGCGCCTCGTCGAGCGGCACGAGCTCGGCTCCGAGAGCCGTCGCCGCGTCGGCATCGATCGTCGGGTCGACCAGCAGCGCTTCGGCCCCGAGCGCACGGATCAGTTCGAGGTAGGCCCGCCCGGTGCGGGAGGCGCCGATCACGGCGATGGATGTGCCGAGGATCTCGCGCTGCACGCCCACGGCATCCGCGTCGTACCAGCCGTCGCCGGAGCGCAGGGCGTTGTGCATCTCGGGCACCCGGTGCAGCAGCGCGAGCGTGAACGTCAGCGACACCTCGGCCACCGGCCGCGCCATCCCCGCACCGGCCTGGGTGACCAGGATGCCGCGGTCGAACAGCTCGTCGGTCGCGAAGGGCTTGATCGTCGCACCGGTGTGCGCGATCAGTGCGAGCGCGGGCAGCGATGCCAGCACCGCGGCGTCGAACGGGCCGACGCCCCAGCTCGTGATGACGATGCGCGCCTCGGCGAGCTCCGCGTCCGCGAGGCGGTCGACACGCAGGAAGGTGCCCCCGAGACGAGCCGCGACCGCACGCAGGCGCTCCGCATCCTCGTCGGAGAAGAACTCCGTGAAGAGCTCTTCCGAGACGACCGCGACCACGGTCGGCACACTCCTCCGCGCGCTCATCTCAACCAGGCCTCGAGGTTCTCGGCGATGAAGGCGTCGTCGTTCAGGTCGGGGTAGGCGTGACGCACCCGCGCGATCTCCTCGGCCTGTCCCGGCGAGAGACCCTCCGCGGGGTCGAGGCACCAGACGCCGTCGAGCAGACCCTGCTGACGCAGCATCTCGTGCACGCCGGCGATCACGCCGTCGAAGTCGTTGCCGGGATCGAACACGGCCTGGTTGACGTCGACCATGTCGGAGGCGACGAGACCGAGTTCGCGGTAGGCCTGCGCATCGCCGGCCATCGCCCGCTGCGCGCGTTCGAGGAGAGCGACGGCGGCGCGTGTGCCGACCGCCCACTGGCCGAGCAGCCCGCCGACGAAGCGCAGCGTGCGCGCACCCGAGGGCGACTCCACGTGGAACTCGGAGAGCAGGTCGGCCACGATCGCATCGTCGTTCCCGGTGTAGAGCGCGATCTCGTCGGCGCGTCCCGAGGCCGCGACGCCGCGCACCAGCTCGAGCGTGCGGTAGCGGTCGAAGGGGGCGGCCTTGACCGCGACCACGGCCGGGATCGAGGCGAACTCGCGCCAGAAGTCGCGGTCGAGCACGGGACCGCCGATCGCGGTCTGCAGGTAGAAGCCGACCACCGGCAGCACGTCGCCCACGGCCCGGGCGCGCTCCAGCAGGGCGCGCTCGTCGGCGCCGGCCACGCGAGGGCTCACCAGTACGGCGTCGTAGCCCAGGTCACGGGCGAGCTCGGCCTCGGCGACCGCCTGAGCCGTGCCGCCGGCGACACCGGCGATGCGTACGACATCGGCGCTCGCCCGCGCGTCGAGCTCTTCCGCGGCGAGCGCGAGCACGGGCTCGAACAGGGCGTGCTCCGGATCGCGGATCTCGAACTGTGTGGTGTGCACTCCCACGGCGATGCCCCCGGCACCGGCGTCGAGGTAGTAGCGGGTGAGGGCGCGCTGGCGGCGTTCGTCGATGCGCCGATCGGCGGTGAGGGCGAGCGGATGCGCCGGGATCACGGCACCGCGGGCGAGGGTCGCCGCAGCCTCCGGTCGCAGGGTGGGAACCGCCATCAGAACTTCCCGTCCCGCACGGCCCACTTGGTCGGCTTGGCGATCATCGGTAGGCCCTTCTCGATCCAGTCCGCCTGCAACCCGATCAGCGTCTCGGCCGAGACGGACGGGTAGCCGAACAGGGCCATGCAGCGCCGGGCATCGCTGAGCAGCGCGGTGGGCTGGGGCTCGTCGACGATCGTGACCTCGCGGTCGAACAGGGTGCCGAATCGACGGGCGATCGACTCCACGCTCAGCAGCTCGGGGCCGGTGAGGTTGATCGCGAACGGAGCGGTCGAGGCGTGCACGAGGCTGCGCAGCACGACCTCGTTCGCATACCCCTGCCAGATCACGTTGACGTTGGCCGTCGCGACCGACACGGGCTGGCCCGCATGCACGGCGCTGCCGATGTCGGCGAGCACCCCGTAGCGCAGGTCGACGGCGTAGTTCAGGCGGATGATCGCGACCTTCGTACCGCGCTCCTGGGCGCCGAACTCGAAGACCCGCTCGCGCCCGAGGCACGACTGCGCGTACTCGCCGATCGGTGCGGGCTGCACCTCTTCTGATGCTCCGCCGGAGGACGCGGGCAGGAACGGGTAGACGTTGCCCGTCGAGAGCACCGAGATGGCACTGTCGCGGTAGCGGCGGGCCACCCGATCGGGCAGGGCGGCGTTGACCTCCCACGCCCACGAGGCGTTGGTCGCGGCTCCGAACTTCGCCCCGACCATGAACACCACGTTGGGGGCGTCCGGCAGCGATGCGAAGTCGTCGTTCTCGATCAGGTCGAACGGGACGACCTTCACCCCCGCGGTCTCCAGACGCTCGCGGATCGCCGCGTCACCGAAGCGGGAGACGGCGTAGACCGCGTCGCCCTGGCGCCCGGCGGCATCCATCCCGCGGCGCGCGAGCATGGCCAGCGTCGGGCCCATCTTGCCCCCGGCGCCGAGGATCACGAGGTCGCCCGCACCCCGTGCGAGGTCGTCGATCAGGCCGGCGCTCGGAGTGGCGAGTGCCTCCTCGAGCTCCGCCTCGGAAGTGAACTGGTGCTGAGTCATGTGGTGCTTTCCCTTCTTCTCAGCCCTTGATGCCCGTACCGGCCACGCCCTCCTGCACGTACCGCTGAGCGATGAGGTACGCGAGGAAGATGGGCAGCAGCGCCACGACGGATCCGGCGAGCATGGTGCTCAGCGGGACGTTCTGCTGCTGCAGCGACGAGATGCCGACGGTGAGTGTGAACATCGCGTTGGACTTCGCGATGATGAGCGGCCACAGGAAGTCGTTCCAGTGCCACAGGAAGACGAAGATGCCCAGCGTCGCCAGGATCGGCTTGCACAGCGGGAGCACGATCCGCAGGAAGATGCGGAACTCCCCCGCGCCGTCGATGCGGGCGGCCTCGAACAGCTCATCCGGCAGTCCCTGGATGAACTGCCGCATCAGGAACACGGCCTGCGCGTTCGCGAGCGACGGCAGGATCAGACCCCAGTACGTGTCGACGCCGCCGAGGTTTGCCATGAGGATGAACGTCGGGATGAGGGTGACGTGGAACGGCACCATGACCATCGCCAGGAACGACCAGAACATCACCTCCTTGCCGCGGAAGCGCTTCTTCGCGAAGGCGTAGCCGGCGAGCGCCGAGAGGAACAGCACGGCGACGACCGAGACGAGGGAGTAGATGAGGGTGTTGCCGAGCCAGCCGAGGATGTTCTGTCCCGCGAGCACCTGCTCGTAGGCCTCGAACGAGATGTCCTGGAAGGGCAGCAGGGAACCCGGGAGCTCGACGACCATGCCGGGCTTCAGGCTCAGCACGACCATCGCGTAGAACGGGAAGAAGCTGAGGATGCCGGCCAGGCTCAGCCAGATCCACCGGCCGACGATTCCCCATCCGGTGGGCTGGAGCGCACGGTAGGCGCGACGCTGCTTCGTCGACATCTTCGGCGGCGTCGCCGGTGCCTGGGTCGGAGGCTGCAACAGAGCGGTCATTTCTGCTTTCCGATCACCAGGCGCTGGATGAGCGCGACGACGAGGGTCATGATGAACAGGGCCACACCGATCGCGGCCGCGTAGCCGTAGTCGAAGTAGCGGAAGCCCTGGTCGTAGAGCATGTACACGAGCGAGTAGCTGGCGTTCGCCGGCCCGCCCTGGGTCATCACGTAGATGACGTCGAACACCTGGAAAGCGGCGGTCGTCTCGATCACCGCGAGGAAGAAGAAGGTCGGACGCAGCACCGGGAGGATGATGTACCGGAAGCGCTGCCAGGCGTTGGCGCCGTCGACCAGCGCCGCCTCCTCGAGCTCGCGGGGAACGTCCTGCAGCGCGGCGATGAGGATCATCATCCCGTAGCCGAAGCGCGACCAGACACCGACGACGACGATCGCGGGGATCACGAGCACGGTGCTGCCGAGCCAGGATCCGCCGAGCCCCAGCGGCGCCATCAGCGCCGACCACGGACCGTTCGCGGAGAAGATCCAGACGAAGATCGACCCGGCCAGCACGAGAGAGGTGATGACGGGGAGGAAGAAGATCGAGCGGAAGAAGCGCGCGCCCCGGAAGGCACGGCGCACACCCAGTGCCATCACGGTGGACAGCACGAGCGCGATCGGCACGGCGCACACCGTGTAGATGAGGGTGGTGCCCATCGCCCGCCAGAACAGCGGATCGGCGATCATGCGCTGGAAATGGTCGAGACCACGCCACGAGATCTCACCCGTGATGTCGTAGTCGAAGAAGCTCAGGGCCACGCCGGCGATGCTCGGGCCGAAGCGGAAGGCGATGAAAAGGAGGAAGGCGGGGAGCACGAACAGGAACGCGATCCGCGCCTCTCGTCGTGCGAGCACCCGGGTGACCCGCCCTGCGGGCCTCTTCGCCGTGGTTGCCGTCGTCATCAGTGATACCTCACGTGGGGGGAGTGAAGGGGTGCGGGGGCATGCGGAGTTCGGGCTCCGCATGCCCCCGATCGTGTTACTTCTTGATCAGCGGTGCCGCGGCTGTCGCGGCATCCTTCAGCGCAGCCTCCGGGGTCTTGTCCCCGAGGAGGGCTGCCTGGATCTCCGGCGCGAGCACGCCCATGAGCGCGCGGGACGAGGCGTTGAGCTCGCCCACCGTGGTGTCGGGGACGTACTTCTCGACCTCGCCGAGCAGCGGGTCGTCCGCGTACAGCGGGGCGGTGGTGCTGAGCGCCGAGAAGTAGCCGGCCGCCTTGAGGTACGGCTCGACGACGTCGGCGCCGGTGGCGTACTCGACGAACTTCGCCGCAGCATCCTGCGCCTTGGAGCCCTTGAGCACCGAGAGCGATCCGACCGTGCCGTAGGCCACGGACTCCTTCTCGGTCAGCGGCGCCATCACCTTGACGTTCTCCTCGCCCCAGAAGGGCACGACCTCGTTGACCGCGTTGTTCCAAGTGCACGCGACCTTGCCCTGGGCGACGGCGGTCTGCTCGAGCGGGACGTTGGTGGTGAGCGCCTCGGGGTCGAGAGCGCCCGCCTCGGCCAGGTCGGTGAGGAAGGTGAGCGCCTGCACGCCCTCCTTGCTGTCGAACCCGACGTCGCCGTCCTTCGTGTAGACCTCGCCACCGGCCTGCCACAGCAGCGGGTAGTACGTGAGGTTGAGGGTGTTCTCCGCGGATGCCGGGTAGTTCAGGGCGTACATGCCCTTCTCCGTGAAGGCGGGGGCCATCGCGGTGACGTCATCCCAGGTCTCGGGGTACTCGGTGACGCCCGCGGCCTCGAACGCGGCGGCGTTGCAGATGAGGGGCTGGGCGCTGGTGAGAATCGGAGCCCCGAGGATGTCTCCGTCGAGCGTGACCGACTTCTTCACGTTCGGCAGCAGATCATCCTGGCGCTCGGTGCTCAACAGATCGTTGAGCGGGGCGATCGACTTCTGGTACGCCGCGAGCTGGTCGGGGATGAGGTAGACGACGTCGGGGCCCTTGCCGGCCGCGATCGCGGTCTGGAGAGCTTCGTCGCGGTTCGCCCACGGGAAGATCTCGTACTTCACGTTGATGTTCTCGTTCTGCTTCTCGAAGTCGGCGATCGTCGAGTCCCAGAAGTCCTTGTGCACCGCCTCGTCGGCGATGACCGGGTAGAGCCAGACCGTGATGTCCTGCTCACCCTCTGCGGTGTTGCCTCCGCCGGCCGAACATCCGGCCAACAGGGTGGCGGCCGCGAATCCCGCGACGACGCCGGTGATCTTGCTGACGCGCATGGTGCTCCTTTGCTTATACCGTGCTGAGTACGGTTCATTATGACACTGCAATGGGATAATTCGTCAAGTACAAGTTCTCAGACCCGTGTTACAGCCGTGTTTCCCGTTCGAGAACATCAAAGCTTGATCTGAGAATTGGGTGTGCTAATTTGATCGCACCCGACGACGGAGAAGAAGGAAGGACCGCACATGGCCGTGACCAGTCCGCTCTCGATCGTTGCGCGATCCGCTCTGCAGCTGCGCGATGTCGGGCCCGCGACCGTGAACGACCTGTCTCGTTCGCTCGAGATCTCGCGCACCTCGGTCGAGAACGCCGTGACCGTCCTGGCCGAGTCCGGGCTGATCGTCGACGCTCCTGCTCAGAACGGCGGCGGCGCCGGACGCCCCGCCCGCCGCTACTCCTTCCACGGCGCCGCTGGCACCGTGGTGGGGGTCGACATCGGGGTCGCGAGCGTGCGCGTGGTGCTCGCCGACCTGTCCGGACTCGTGATCGCGCAGCGCAGCTACTCCGGTGTGGCCGCGCAGCCCGACGGCGCCTCCAAGCTCGCCGCCGTGATCGACGATGTGCGCCGCACCCTCTCCGCCGTCTCCATCCCCGCCTCGAAGGTGCGCGCGGTCGGCGTCTCGCTCCCCGGCATCGTCGACGATGCGGGGCGCGTGACCACCTCCGTCGTCATCCCCGAATGGTCGGGCATCGACATCGGCTCACAGCTGCGGCAGGCCTTCGGCTGTCCGGTCGCCGTCGACAACGGCGTGCGCCTCGCAGCTGTCGCGGAACACCACCTCGGTGTCGCGCAGCTGGTCGACGACGTGATCTACCTCTCGGTCGGCAACCGCATCGCGATGGGACTGATCCTCGGCGGACGCCCGCGGCGCGGCATCCACAACGCCGCCGGCGACATCGGCCGGCTCGCCTTCCGGGGGCTGAACACCGAGACGGGTCAGATCTCGTGGCGCACGGCGCCGACCGCAGCCGAGGTGTTCGCGAAAGCCCGCGGTGGCGATGAGGCCGCCCAGCGGGAGCTCGACGGCTTCATCGACGAACTCGCCCACGGGATCGCCACCCTGACCATGACGGTCGACCCGGCCATGATCGTGATCGGCGGCGGACTGTCCGCAGCGCACGAGCAGCTGCTCGACCCGCTTCGGGCCGCCCTGCCCGGCCACCTCGGCCTGCCGTTCCAGGTGCCGATCGCCGAAGCGCGACTGGGCGCCGAGGCCGCCGCGCACGGAGCGGTCGTGCACGCGTTCCAGCGCCACGCCGCCGAGATCTACGGCATCGAGGACATGCCGGCCCCGCCGATCACCCCGCTGCCGATCGAGGCGGCCGGCACCGACGACACCACCGTCGAGAACACCGAGGAGAAGCAGTGAGCACGTTGAAGGTCGGACTCATCGGCGCCGGGGGAATCTCCCGCGTGCACGCCGACGCCTGGCGGGCGCTCGGCGCCGAGGGGTACGTCACCTCTCTCGTGGGAGCCGAGGCGATCGCCGAGGAGTACGGATTCGAGCTGGTCCCCGATGTCGACACGCTCATCGGTCTGGTCGACATCGTCGACATCGTGACCCCGAGCAGCACCCACGCCGACTTCGCGCAGCGGGCCATCGCTCGCGGACTCGACGTGATCTGCGAGAAGCCGCTCGCGGCGACCGCCGAGGCCGCTGCGACCATCGCCCGCGCCGCAGAAGAGGCCGGTGTGCGGCTCTTCCCTGCCCACGTCGTGCGGTACATGGGTGAGTACGCCCAGATCAAGGCGGGCATCGACGCCGGTCGCATCGGCACGCTCGCCGTGCAGCGGTTCAGCCGCGCCGGCTCCGCCCCGCAGACCCCGTGGTTCTTCTCGGAGAGCGCCGGTGGCGGCGTGATCCGCGACCTGATGATCCACGACATCGACCAGGCGGTCTGGTTCGCCGGTCCCGTCGCGACGGTCTATGCGGTGCAGAACCCGCCGACGGTCGATGACCGCGTGCCCGCCCCCGTGACCTCGCATGTCGTGCTGACGCACCGCAACGGCGTGATCAGCCACATCCACGGCAGTTGGGTCGCGCCGGGCATGCCCTTCCGCACGAGCGTCGAGGTCGCAGGTTCCGAGGGACGCCTGCGCTACGACAGCGCCGAGGACAACGCGCTGCGCACCGACGCCGTGCTCCCCGAGGGTGACACCGACTATCTGCCGCCGATGTCTCCGCAGGAGAGTCCGTACTACGCCGAGATCGCCGACTTCGTCGCCGCTGTGCGCGAGGGCCGTGACGCGAGGGTCAGCCCCGCCGACGGCATCGAGGCCGTGGCCGTGGCCGAGGCCGCGTACGCCTCGATCGCCGGCGGAGCCCCGATCACCCTGCCCGAACGCTCCGCCGCCGACGCCGAGGAGGCCGCCCGATGAACACTCCCGTCCCGCTGCGGATCGCCGTGCTCTCGTTCGCGCACACGCACTCGCTCAGCTACGTGCACGCGCTGAAAGCGATGCCGGGCGTCGAGCTGGTCGCCGCCGATCCCGACGGCGCCGCGGCTGCCGACGACGCGCTCCGGGGCGCGGCCCTGGCCGCCGAGCTCGGCGTCGCGTACGTCGACACCTACGACGAGGCCTTCGCCTGGAAGCCCGACGCCGTGGTGATCGCCGCCGAGAACTCCCGCCACCGCGCCCTCGTCGAGCGCGCGGCCGCTGCCGGGGTGCACGTGCTGTGCGAGAAGCCGCTGGCCACCACGGTCGAGGATGCCGCCGCGATGCAGGAGGCCTGCGAGCGTGCCGGCGTGATCCTCATGGTCGCCTACCCTGTGCGCTTCGCGCCGAGCGTGCGCGACGCGATCACCGAGCTGCGCAGCGGGCGCCTCGGGAAGGTCCTCGGCGTCACCGGCATCAACAACGGGAAGCTCCCGCAGGACCGCGCCTGGTTCACCGATCCGGAACTGGCCGGAGGCGGCGCGCTGGTCGACCACGTCGTGCACTGCGCCGACCTGCTCGACGAGCTCCTGGGCGAGCGGGCCCAGTCGGTGCGCGCCGTGTCGAACAGCATCCTGCACGCCGAGCGCGAGCTCGAGGTCGAGACCGGCGGACTCGTCTCGATCCGGTACCCGAGCGGCGTCATCGCCACGATCGACTGCTCCTGGAGCTGGCCGATGAGCTCGGCCACCTGGGGAGGGCTGACCCTCCAGGTCGTCGCCGAGCGCGGCACCGTCACCGTCAGCCCCTTCGCCAAGGGCGTCGCCGGGCATGATGCGCACGGCGAGACCTGGAGCCCGGTGGGCGCCGACCTCGACGCGCTGCTGCTCGACGAGTTCGTGCACGCCGTGCGCGAGGGCCGGCAGCCGCAGCCCGACGCCGGCGTGGGCATCCGCACGGTCGAGATCGCCACGGCCGCCCAGGCCTCTGCCTCCCGCGGTGGCGAGGTCGTCACGCTCTGATCACCTGGATCGGCCCCTTGAAGTTGCCTTACCGCTCCTCGCGTATGATGGGCGACTCCTTTCCTGATCGGTCATATCACGTCTGAGTCCCGCCTCTCGGCCGTTCGGGAGCTGGCCGATGAGCCGTGGTTGCACTCGCGCATCGGGGCCTAGCGCTCAATTCCTCGCACAGGCACCGATATATATTGATCCCAGGAGGGCAACCAATGAGTAGATTCCACGTCAGCCAGATCGAGACATTTCTGAGGGCGGGGTACGAGGCCGACCACTGGGACGCGGCGCTCGACGATGTCAATAATCTCTCCCGCCTTCTTGCGTTGTGGGCAACAGATTTGGTGATTGGGGATACAGATGCCTCCCTGGTCGAGCTGACGGATGGTGGGGCTGATCGGGGCATCGACGCGGTGGGTCTCAACACGACCACAAAAGAAGTGACGTTTGTGCAGTCGAAGTGGCGCCAAGACGGAAGCGGCTCAATGGGGTTGGGCGATGTCCTGAAGTTCCTCAATGGCGTACGCGCTCTCCTTGGGATGAAGGCAGAAGGCGAGCCAGTGCACGCGAGCGCAGAGATGCGAGAGTCTATTCAGACTCTCCTTCGCACACCCGGCGCTCGGATTCGGCTGGTGACTGCCACGACTGCATCGGAAGCGTTGAGCGACGACGTCACTGCACCGATCGATGAGCTTCTGTCTTCGTTGAACGACTTGCCGGGCACCGAGCCAATGGCGCTGCACAGACATCTAGCTCAGTCCGACCTATTCAACGCAATCGCCGAGAACGATCGACCCTCCGTTGACCTTGACCTCCAGATTCTGGATTGGGGCAAGTCGGCCGATCCGCAGAAGATGTACTACGGGCGAGTGAGCGCAGCTCAGATCGCGAACTGGTTCCAGACCCATGGGGCTGACCTGTTCGCCGAGAATATTAGAGTCGTGATCCCCAGGTCGGACATCAACGATGGGATTCAACAGACGATCCATGCGGAGCCTGACAACTTCGCGTTCTACAACAACGGAATCACAATCCTGGCAAGTTCTATCGAACTCGCACTTGGTGGCGCGCTCGCACGAGACGTCGGCTACCTGAAGTTGAAAAACGCGAGCGTCGTCAACGGCGCCCAGACCGTCTCGACACTCGGAGCGGTTCTTGGCACTGAGTTCGAGGCCAATCTTGGTAACGCGTTCGTTATTGTCCGATGCATCGAAGTGCCGGTTGGAGAGGAAGGGCTCGGTCAGAGCATCACTCGATTCGCGAACACGCAGAACGAGGTTTCCAGTCAAGATTTTGCATTCCTCGATGAACAGCAGCATCGCCTCGTTCGCGAGCTCCAGGTTCTGGGCTTCGAGTACATTGTTCGGTCAGCGGAGCTCCCGCGTTCCACTGACCGAACAAAGGTCATTGAAATTAGGGATGCGGCCGTGGCGCTAGCATGCGCGCACCCGAAGATCAACTACTCAATCATCGCCAAGCGCGAGGTATCCCGCCTATTCGCAGAGCGAGGCGTGTACTCGGCACTTTTCAATCCGAATACTGACCCCCTTGCACTCGCCCGAGCCGTCATGGTCGTCGACGAGGTAGACAGTGCATTCGATGTGCTCGAAGCTGAGGGCATCGAAGCGGGAGTGGCCGTTCACGGCCGTCGCGTCATCTCGCACATCATCATGCGACATATCGGTACTAAAGCGATGACCGACCCCACCGTCGATTTCGATGTGCTCCTCGCCGCGGTCGCCACTGATGCGATGAAGTATCTGGCCGCAATCGTTGCGGTCTTCCCCGAGAATGCATATCCGGGAAATGTATTCAAGAACCAAGCGCGAGTCGTCGAACTTATGCGCGACGCCGGCTTGGACTCATAACACCCGCGCCGCTCTTGACCTTGGGGGGGGTCGATCCCACCCTGGGGGGGGTCGATCCCACCCTGGGGGTCACCGGTACTTTCTCCGCGCCAATCTTGGCGTGGGCATCCGCACGGTCGAGATCGCCACGGCCGCCCAGGCCTCTGCCTCCCGCGGTGGCGAGGTCGTCACGCTCTGAGCCCGCTCCGGGCGGGAAGGCGCGACGGGCCGGACACCTGACTCCCAGCAGACAGGGGTATGCTGACCCGTTGGGTCGTCCGACCCCGAAGAGTCCCGAAAGGCGGTGATGGCGATGTCCGGTGATAGTTACGACGCCGCCTTCGCTGCGTCGAGACTCCCTGCGCTCACGCGTTGACCTTCCGGTCCGCTTTCGCACGTCCTCCCTCGCAGCCGTCGGCGGCGTCATCCGCCCCTGACGAATCCGCGCACGGTGCTCTCTGCCGCCGTGCCCCTGCGAGAACGGAGCCGCATCATGGCGCTCATCGACAACGGCGTGTACGTCCACGGACGTCGCGTGGAGACCCCCAAGAACCTGGACGAGACCTACCGGCTGCTGGATGCAGCCGGCGGCATCGCCTGGATCGGCCTGTACCGACCCAGCCCCGAGGAAGTGGCGTCCGTCGCTCGCGAGTTCGACCTGCATCCGCTCGCCGTCGAGGATGCGCTCTCCGGGCACCAGCGTTCGAAGGTGGAGCGCTACGGCGACACCCTGTTCGCCGTGCTGCGCCCCGCGCGCTACCGCGATGAGCAGGAGTCGATCGAGTTCGGCGAGCTGCACCTGTTCGTCGGCCCCGACTTCGTGGTGACG is a genomic window of Microbacterium maritypicum containing:
- a CDS encoding Gfo/Idh/MocA family protein, giving the protein MNTPVPLRIAVLSFAHTHSLSYVHALKAMPGVELVAADPDGAAAADDALRGAALAAELGVAYVDTYDEAFAWKPDAVVIAAENSRHRALVERAAAAGVHVLCEKPLATTVEDAAAMQEACERAGVILMVAYPVRFAPSVRDAITELRSGRLGKVLGVTGINNGKLPQDRAWFTDPELAGGGALVDHVVHCADLLDELLGERAQSVRAVSNSILHAERELEVETGGLVSIRYPSGVIATIDCSWSWPMSSATWGGLTLQVVAERGTVTVSPFAKGVAGHDAHGETWSPVGADLDALLLDEFVHAVREGRQPQPDAGVGIRTVEIATAAQASASRGGEVVTL
- a CDS encoding AIPR family protein, which produces MSRFHVSQIETFLRAGYEADHWDAALDDVNNLSRLLALWATDLVIGDTDASLVELTDGGADRGIDAVGLNTTTKEVTFVQSKWRQDGSGSMGLGDVLKFLNGVRALLGMKAEGEPVHASAEMRESIQTLLRTPGARIRLVTATTASEALSDDVTAPIDELLSSLNDLPGTEPMALHRHLAQSDLFNAIAENDRPSVDLDLQILDWGKSADPQKMYYGRVSAAQIANWFQTHGADLFAENIRVVIPRSDINDGIQQTIHAEPDNFAFYNNGITILASSIELALGGALARDVGYLKLKNASVVNGAQTVSTLGAVLGTEFEANLGNAFVIVRCIEVPVGEEGLGQSITRFANTQNEVSSQDFAFLDEQQHRLVRELQVLGFEYIVRSAELPRSTDRTKVIEIRDAAVALACAHPKINYSIIAKREVSRLFAERGVYSALFNPNTDPLALARAVMVVDEVDSAFDVLEAEGIEAGVAVHGRRVISHIIMRHIGTKAMTDPTVDFDVLLAAVATDAMKYLAAIVAVFPENAYPGNVFKNQARVVELMRDAGLDS